One Labrus mixtus chromosome 22, fLabMix1.1, whole genome shotgun sequence genomic window carries:
- the LOC132956307 gene encoding NXPE family member 3-like: MWLKDFISNHVNMKLLKTCVILLLLTVLFFVLRNMDLLQIHFEENSIIFLKKVTSAPSTGPVLAPYMPDNFCTIKPLSSADAEEERLILDSIAWPETPPLPAPFSLSQTSNAAHSTFIILPGGIGDERHVGDQLEVMIKMYDFQGNPKKSGGDAIVARLHNRALEAGVAGRVVDLLNGSYSAVFPLLWEGSAQVEVTLVHSSEAVTVLRRLNRDHPDRVRFQSVFRSGSISESTICNVCLRQTSQPQCNYTDLHTGDPWFCYKPRNLSCDARFNHMKTGYNSVLKTEELKLFQRNVNLKVFIPASGPASVIVLPRRKGQPAVNQDSGKSGLSGYYYQGVWQSLGGSNVQQFNNDSAISQCLKSKVVHMYGDSTIRQWFEYLDASLPEANAVNLNSPKPAGPYMIWENTNKIMVTYRIHGLPLRISIIPTSKECYVSKELDTLVGGTNTVVVLGIWAHFSTFPIELYIRRLQSIRKAVIRLLNRAPGTLVVIRTGTLQAMHVGNVISNGDWFSFQVDKVLRAVFTGLNVQLVDAWDMVLAHHLPHNIHPKRPIIKNMVDVLLSYICPQNKR; encoded by the exons ATGTGGCTAAAAGATTTTATAAGTAACCATGTCAACATGAAACTTCTGAAGACCTGTGTCATCCTTCTCCTTCTGactgtgttgttctttgtaCTAAGAAACAtggacctgctgcag ATTCATTTTGAAGAAAACTCTATCATCTTCCTGAAGAAAGTGACCTCCGCTCCTTCCACTGGTCCTGTGTTGGCTCCTTACATGCCTGACAACTTCTGCACCATCAAGCCACTGTCTTCTGCAGATGCTGAGGAGGAACGTCTCATATTGGACTCCATTGCTTGGCCTGAAActcctcctctgccagctcCTTTTTCATTGAGTCAGACAAGTAATGCCGCCCACAGCACCTTCATCATTCTCCCAGGGGGGATTGGAGACGAGCGGCATGTAGGAGACCAGCTGGAAGTTATGATAAAAATGTACGACTTCCAAGGTAACCCCAAGAAGTCTGGAGGAGATGCAATTGTTGCCCGGTTGCACAACAGGGCACTTGAAGCAGGTGTGGCTGGACGAGTGGTGGATCTCCTTAATGGCTCCTACTCTGCTGTATTCCCTTTACTCTGGGAAGGAAGTGCACAGGTTGAG gTGACCCTTGTCCACTCAAGTGAGGCTGTCACAGTTCTACGTCGGCTAAACAGAGATCATCCTGATAGGGTTCGCTTCCAAAGCGTCTTCCGCTCAGGCTCAATCTCTGAATCTACCATCTGTAATGTTTGCCTACGTCAAACCAGCCAGCCACAGTGCAACTACACTGACCTCCATACAGGTGACCCGTGGTTCTGCTACAAGCCAAGGAATCTGAGCTGTGATGCCAGGTTTAACCACATGAAAACAGGATATAATAGTGTACTCAAGACCGAAGAGTTGAAGCTCTTTCAAAG GAATGTCAACCTGAAAGTCTTCATTCCGGCTTCAGGACCTGCCAGTGTCATTGTGTTGCCACGAAGGAAAG GGCAACCTGCGGTCAATCAAGACAGTGGGAAGTCTGGACTCTCTGGGTATTACTACCAGGGTGTGTGGCAATCACTAGGTGGCTCTAACGTTCAACAATTCAACAACGACTCTGCAATCAGCCAGTGTTTGAAAAGCAAGGTGGTCCACATGTATGGAGACTCAACCATCAGGCAGTGGTTTGAGTACCTTGATGCTTCTCTTCCAG AGGCTAATGCAGTAAACCTGAACAGTCCGAAGCCAGCAGGACCTTACATGATAtgggaaaatacaaacaaaatcatGGTAACATACCGCATTCATGGTCTTCCTCTTCGGATTTCAATAATACCAACCAGTAAGGAGTGTTACGTTTCCAAAGAACTTGATACGCTGGTTGGTGGTACCAACACAGTTGTAGTTTTAGGAATCTGGGCCCATTTCAGCACTTTTCCAATTGAACTTTACATCAGACGGCTTCAGAGCATCCGCAAGGCAGTGATCCGTCTGTTGAATAGGGCTCCTGGCACACTGGTGGTCATCAGAACTGGGACCCTCCAAGCTATGCACGTTGGTAATGTGATAAGCAACGGTGACTGGTTCTCGTTTCAGGTGGACAAGGTGCTCAGAGCCGTGTTCACAGGACTTAATGTCCAACTGGTGGATGCATGGGATATGGTTCTTGCTCACCACTTACCACACAACATTCATCCAAAACGTCCCATCATTAAGAATATGGTTGATGTTCTATTGTCCTACATATGCCCACAAAATAAGAGATAG